In the Paenibacillus pabuli genome, one interval contains:
- a CDS encoding serine hydrolase domain-containing protein produces the protein MLNLQKTENTTFNELNDYVLRVKNELSATAAATCIIHHDRIVNEWYSGVHTESTGSRLVDEESQFHVASVRKTYLGLAISLALYEGKICSIDDDVANYLDDVDTVVVGNTTIRHLLTHTHGLGDLHHRLFLPGTDWKYNNVGVNLLIKIIQKLYHMPLSQLLEERVFTPMGFSHTGWRKEPNEKLVWLLNEQYKDNQGDEANLFVSTKELAYWGYLHLKRGAMHGQQIVPREVFEQATTIISPPDLEHQLPRNGFFWFVQDEPRAMTELGDDLPSGSFQSLGITGCACLVIPKYRTVAVRMYNQTGSNPAGYDYLEDIKTFGNLVNKCAQDL, from the coding sequence TTGCTCAACTTACAGAAAACGGAGAATACAACATTCAATGAACTGAATGATTATGTTTTACGGGTTAAAAACGAGCTATCTGCTACAGCAGCTGCAACCTGCATTATTCATCATGACCGAATCGTGAATGAATGGTACTCAGGAGTACATACCGAATCCACAGGCAGTCGATTAGTGGATGAGGAATCTCAATTTCATGTGGCATCGGTTCGAAAGACATATTTAGGACTTGCCATCAGTCTTGCCTTATATGAAGGGAAGATTTGCAGCATAGATGATGATGTTGCCAACTATTTGGATGATGTGGATACAGTGGTAGTGGGAAACACAACGATAAGACATCTGCTAACACACACCCATGGTTTAGGTGATCTGCATCATCGATTGTTTCTGCCAGGGACGGACTGGAAATACAATAATGTTGGAGTCAATCTGCTCATTAAGATCATTCAAAAATTATATCATATGCCACTATCTCAACTACTTGAAGAACGTGTATTTACGCCCATGGGTTTTAGTCATACCGGTTGGAGAAAGGAACCGAATGAAAAGTTAGTTTGGCTCCTCAATGAACAATATAAAGATAATCAAGGCGATGAAGCCAACTTATTTGTGAGTACCAAGGAATTGGCCTACTGGGGTTATTTGCATTTGAAAAGGGGCGCCATGCATGGGCAGCAAATAGTGCCGAGAGAAGTTTTTGAGCAAGCGACGACAATCATTAGCCCTCCAGATCTCGAACACCAATTACCGAGAAATGGTTTCTTTTGGTTTGTGCAGGATGAGCCGCGTGCTATGACGGAACTCGGGGATGATCTTCCATCCGGTTCTTTTCAATCCTTGGGCATCACCGGCTGTGCCTGCCTTGTCATTCCGAAGTATAGAACCGTAGCGGTAAGAATGTATAATCAAACCGGATCCAATCCAGCAGGGTATGATTATCTAGAGGATATCAAAACATTTGGAAATCTGGTTAACAAGTGCGCCCAAGATCTATAA
- a CDS encoding AAA family ATPase — protein sequence MIVMINGAFGSGKTSAAKMLQPLINNSMIYDPEEIGYMIRKLIPEECREENERTDDFQDIELWRVLTVKTAVEVRRKYNKHLIVPMTIYKEENFNHIYNGFKAIDEELYHFSLVATEETIYKRLAKRGDEFGGWQYQQAPKVVHALKDDRFGIHLITDHLETSEVVDIILRKLDQHHNHT from the coding sequence ATGATCGTTATGATTAATGGAGCGTTCGGTTCGGGCAAAACGTCGGCAGCAAAGATGCTCCAGCCCTTGATCAACAATAGTATGATATACGACCCTGAAGAAATAGGGTATATGATCAGAAAACTCATTCCGGAGGAATGCCGGGAAGAGAATGAGCGTACGGATGATTTTCAAGATATCGAACTATGGAGAGTTCTAACTGTGAAGACGGCTGTAGAAGTAAGGCGGAAATATAACAAACACCTAATCGTTCCCATGACTATTTATAAAGAAGAGAACTTTAACCACATCTATAACGGATTCAAAGCCATTGACGAAGAGTTATATCATTTTTCGCTAGTGGCTACTGAAGAAACGATATACAAGCGGTTAGCTAAACGCGGAGATGAATTTGGAGGCTGGCAGTATCAACAAGCGCCGAAGGTTGTGCATGCTCTGAAGGATGATAGGTTTGGAATACACCTGATAACAGATCATCTTGAGACTAGTGAGGTTGTAGATATCATATTGAGGAAGTTAGACCAACATCATAATCATACCTAG
- a CDS encoding NUDIX hydrolase codes for MRRVDVAYALILDDTSSKILMVKNKGNASWSLPGGAVEKEETLDQAAIREAKEETGFDVRVHGIIAINECIFEKKQEHAIFFTFRAEVIGGSLELIRPHEISEIAWMDVDKADELMPYYKDGIRSLVQGTEIPHYDQGRK; via the coding sequence ATGAGACGAGTTGACGTAGCCTATGCATTAATCCTGGATGATACCTCATCCAAGATTCTAATGGTCAAGAATAAAGGCAATGCCAGTTGGTCGCTGCCCGGTGGCGCGGTGGAAAAGGAGGAAACGTTGGATCAAGCAGCCATCAGGGAAGCCAAAGAAGAAACAGGATTTGATGTAAGAGTCCATGGGATCATTGCCATCAATGAATGTATTTTTGAGAAAAAGCAGGAGCATGCCATCTTCTTCACGTTTAGAGCTGAGGTCATTGGAGGAAGTTTAGAGCTTATCAGGCCTCATGAAATATCTGAAATTGCCTGGATGGATGTGGACAAGGCTGATGAGCTAATGCCGTATTATAAGGATGGCATACGGAGTCTAGTCCAAGGAACCGAGATCCCTCATTATGACCAAGGGAGAAAGTAA
- a CDS encoding class I SAM-dependent methyltransferase, which translates to MIDISHLTSTETIKIIIGASSQKYEGWIKTQKEELDLLRLVDWEESFKERRIEAILSEHVWEHLTYEEGVQAAKNCYKYLKTSGYIRCAVPDGYFQNKEYQNIVKIGGPGPLDHPAASHKVVHNYNTITNMFEEAGFEVELLEYCDEDGKFYFTNWNPENGFIYRSKRFDHRNQNGNLGFVSLIVDAKKVEGV; encoded by the coding sequence ATGATAGATATTTCCCATCTAACGTCGACAGAAACGATTAAGATCATCATAGGTGCTTCATCGCAGAAATATGAAGGATGGATAAAGACACAAAAGGAAGAATTGGATTTGCTACGATTAGTAGACTGGGAAGAAAGTTTTAAAGAACGAAGGATTGAAGCAATTTTATCAGAACATGTATGGGAGCATTTGACCTACGAGGAGGGAGTTCAAGCTGCGAAGAATTGTTATAAATATTTAAAAACGAGCGGTTATATCCGTTGTGCAGTTCCTGATGGATATTTTCAGAATAAGGAGTATCAGAACATCGTTAAGATTGGAGGGCCTGGCCCCCTAGATCACCCGGCTGCAAGTCATAAGGTAGTACATAATTATAACACGATAACTAATATGTTCGAGGAAGCAGGCTTTGAAGTAGAATTATTAGAATATTGTGATGAAGATGGGAAGTTTTATTTTACAAATTGGAACCCTGAAAATGGATTTATCTACAGATCTAAGAGATTTGACCATCGGAATCAGAATGGGAATTTGGGTTTTGTATCATTAATTGTAGATGCTAAAAAAGTGGAGGGTGTCTGA
- a CDS encoding winged helix-turn-helix transcriptional regulator, whose translation MGGKWKPLIIYHLMTGRKRSSELRKLIPEITQKMLTTQLRGLEKDEIVQRKVYSEVPPRVEYELTDYGWGLKPALDHLCYWGEEHLDKVYGDKSKVLEDF comes from the coding sequence ATGGGCGGAAAATGGAAGCCTCTGATTATTTACCACTTGATGACAGGAAGGAAACGTTCATCCGAGCTTAGGAAGCTGATACCTGAAATTACGCAAAAGATGCTGACGACGCAGCTAAGAGGCTTGGAAAAAGACGAAATTGTGCAAAGAAAAGTCTATTCGGAGGTTCCCCCTAGAGTGGAATATGAGTTAACAGACTACGGTTGGGGATTAAAACCGGCTCTGGACCATTTGTGTTACTGGGGGGAAGAGCATCTGGATAAGGTGTACGGGGATAAGTCCAAAGTGTTGGAGGATTTTTGA
- a CDS encoding NAD(P)H oxidoreductase gives MNVLVVVSHPRKDSLTFQAADRFVQGLTEAGHDFEILDLHEIGFNPVLQGMDEPDYTQPHQVFSPETTTEMERLKKYDAVAFVFPLWWWHLPAMLKGYVDRVMNNGFAYGSNKLHHQKILWIALAGVTEEQMKKRNYDESITNLLNVGIADYCGVPNSSVEFLYETLDAKPEHYENLLNQAHQLGLNYDKNIR, from the coding sequence ATGAACGTATTAGTTGTTGTGTCTCATCCAAGAAAAGATTCCCTTACATTTCAGGCCGCCGATCGTTTTGTGCAAGGACTTACCGAGGCTGGTCACGATTTTGAGATATTGGATTTGCATGAGATTGGCTTCAATCCTGTTCTCCAAGGCATGGATGAACCTGACTATACCCAACCCCATCAGGTATTTTCGCCTGAAACTACAACGGAAATGGAGCGATTGAAGAAGTATGATGCTGTGGCTTTTGTGTTTCCTCTCTGGTGGTGGCACCTGCCAGCCATGCTAAAAGGATATGTGGATCGTGTCATGAACAACGGGTTTGCCTACGGTTCGAACAAACTGCACCATCAGAAGATATTGTGGATCGCGCTTGCAGGCGTGACGGAAGAACAGATGAAGAAGCGCAACTACGATGAATCGATCACGAACCTGCTCAACGTGGGGATTGCAGATTACTGCGGCGTCCCTAACTCCAGCGTTGAATTTCTGTATGAGACGTTAGATGCCAAGCCCGAACACTATGAGAACCTGCTTAATCAGGCGCATCAGTTGGGACTGAATTATGATAAGAACATACGCTAA
- a CDS encoding FusB/FusC family EF-G-binding protein, whose translation MQTPFIHNHQFNYIQKQADFLLKTLRSVVDRKVLETVRYTVGTNTVGIFNELTPDQKQLLEQLSTYDTAHELQAYLNRLEAHLIPFPQVSAKQIQKLFPKAKKLKLPDLETVDYARTTYLRWTDIATNRLFIVYPYEEKFLGIEGRITATNKKGYCMFCNRHQELGFFNVKTKGHSPDNFASIGQYVCMDSTACNHSITDISMLEKFLFSTVK comes from the coding sequence ATGCAAACACCATTTATTCACAATCATCAATTCAATTATATTCAAAAACAAGCTGATTTCCTACTCAAAACGCTGCGCTCGGTCGTGGATCGAAAAGTATTAGAAACGGTCCGTTACACAGTCGGGACGAATACAGTCGGCATCTTCAATGAGCTCACTCCAGACCAGAAGCAACTGCTGGAGCAGTTATCCACTTATGACACAGCACATGAACTGCAGGCATATCTGAATCGGCTCGAAGCACATCTGATTCCATTTCCACAAGTGTCGGCGAAGCAGATTCAGAAGCTGTTTCCGAAGGCAAAGAAGCTCAAGCTGCCTGATCTGGAAACGGTCGATTACGCACGTACGACCTATCTGAGATGGACGGATATTGCTACCAACCGCCTGTTCATTGTGTACCCGTACGAGGAGAAGTTTCTCGGCATCGAGGGACGGATTACGGCTACGAACAAGAAGGGGTACTGCATGTTCTGTAATCGACATCAGGAGCTTGGATTCTTCAACGTGAAGACGAAGGGTCATTCGCCGGATAACTTTGCTTCCATTGGCCAGTACGTATGCATGGATAGCACGGCTTGCAACCATAGCATTACTGACATCAGCATGCTGGAGAAATTTCTTTTTTCGACAGTAAAATAA
- a CDS encoding stalk domain-containing protein: MMVVTLACVLLSGSMAFTATSAPKTIDIVLNEKEIKTQAGTESHQNSIEVKIDEQAFQLVEGTDYIISEGHIRVSPVYIISVLDFAVPGKGLWWDNKAKSVTFAYVDIDDYPKPRLTFKVGESHFTEFGKQIELKSKTVMVGGRIYLPLRAISEAYGKEIHWESNNGQNVVQITTKNQQ, encoded by the coding sequence ATGATGGTTGTTACTCTTGCTTGTGTATTATTAAGCGGATCCATGGCTTTTACAGCTACAAGTGCACCAAAAACAATCGACATCGTACTTAATGAGAAAGAAATAAAGACTCAAGCAGGTACTGAATCTCACCAAAACTCAATCGAGGTAAAGATTGACGAACAGGCATTCCAGTTAGTAGAAGGAACTGATTATATCATCTCTGAGGGTCATATACGGGTTTCGCCAGTCTATATCATTAGTGTGCTAGATTTCGCTGTGCCTGGTAAAGGGCTATGGTGGGATAACAAAGCTAAAAGTGTAACTTTTGCATATGTAGACATAGATGATTACCCCAAGCCAAGGTTAACCTTCAAGGTGGGAGAAAGCCATTTTACCGAGTTCGGCAAGCAAATTGAATTAAAGAGTAAAACCGTGATGGTGGGTGGAAGAATTTATTTACCGCTAAGAGCCATTAGTGAAGCATATGGCAAAGAGATCCATTGGGAATCCAATAACGGCCAAAACGTGGTTCAAATAACTACGAAAAATCAGCAGTGA
- a CDS encoding carbohydrate ABC transporter permease produces MYHKTLPYRIFSIFNNVFLTILSLLCLLPLYHLLMVSLSASAPANAGLVTFWPIGFTLEAYAKTFDNANFLSSLWVSVERTVLGTGLALIVNTIAAYALSKETRVFRARNIYLWYFVVTMLFSGGLIPGYILILKLGLMNTLWALILPGLVAVFNIILLLNFFRTVPKDLEEAAFIDGAGHFQSFIKIYLPVSVPVIATVSLFMMVGHWNAYFDGIIYIRDSEKLPLATFMQTIIVQADMTKLDPEAIANLSQRTIRASQIFISALPILLVYPFLQRYFVTGIVVGAVKE; encoded by the coding sequence ATGTATCATAAAACGCTACCCTATCGCATATTCAGCATCTTCAACAATGTGTTCCTGACCATCCTTTCGCTGCTCTGCCTGCTGCCTCTATATCACTTGCTGATGGTATCGCTTAGCGCGTCCGCACCTGCGAATGCCGGTCTGGTGACGTTCTGGCCGATAGGATTTACGCTCGAAGCATATGCGAAGACGTTCGATAACGCCAATTTCCTGTCCTCCTTGTGGGTGTCCGTAGAGCGGACGGTGCTGGGAACAGGGCTTGCGCTTATTGTAAATACGATTGCTGCCTATGCGCTCTCCAAGGAGACGCGCGTGTTCCGGGCACGTAACATCTATCTCTGGTATTTTGTCGTCACCATGTTGTTCAGCGGGGGCCTCATTCCGGGGTATATCCTCATTCTGAAGCTGGGACTGATGAATACGTTGTGGGCACTCATTCTGCCGGGATTAGTAGCGGTGTTCAACATCATTCTGCTGCTGAATTTCTTCCGCACGGTGCCGAAGGATCTGGAGGAGGCCGCATTTATCGATGGGGCAGGGCATTTTCAGTCGTTTATCAAAATCTATCTGCCTGTCTCCGTTCCTGTCATTGCCACCGTCTCCCTGTTCATGATGGTTGGACATTGGAACGCCTATTTTGACGGGATTATCTATATCCGTGATTCAGAAAAGCTGCCACTCGCGACGTTTATGCAAACGATCATCGTGCAGGCCGACATGACGAAGCTTGATCCGGAAGCGATTGCGAACCTGTCGCAGCGGACGATTCGGGCATCACAGATCTTTATCAGCGCGCTACCGATCCTGCTCGTATATCCATTCCTGCAACGTTATTTTGTAACAGGAATTGTGGTGGGGGCTGTGAAGGAGTAG
- a CDS encoding ABC transporter permease: protein MEGQRVPQANVGNKLEQKRKKRYKQPWVLHFMVLPAAIMVFIFSYIPMSGVLMAFQDYKPALGFTGSEWVGLKHFRYMWENDYFLQITWNTLFFACSKIIMNLIIPFVFALLLNEVRKMALKRTIQTLVYLPHFLSWVTLSGILIDILAQTGILNQFLVSVFGIKPIFFLGDGNWFRFTIIASDVWKEFGFNTIIFLAALSGINPSLYEAAEVDGAGRWKQTIYITIPALIPIGIVIATLALGNVLNANFDQIFNLYSPLIYQQADIIDTFVYREGLLSGQFSFATAVNLFKSVISLILIVISYRLAYRFAGYRIF from the coding sequence ATGGAGGGTCAACGGGTCCCACAGGCGAATGTGGGGAACAAGCTGGAACAGAAGAGAAAGAAACGCTACAAACAGCCGTGGGTACTGCACTTCATGGTGCTGCCGGCGGCCATTATGGTTTTTATTTTTTCGTATATTCCGATGTCGGGTGTTCTAATGGCATTTCAGGATTACAAGCCTGCCCTTGGTTTCACCGGTTCGGAATGGGTGGGACTGAAGCACTTCAGGTATATGTGGGAAAATGATTACTTCCTGCAGATTACGTGGAACACGCTGTTCTTTGCCTGCTCCAAAATCATCATGAATCTGATCATTCCGTTTGTCTTCGCGCTATTGCTCAATGAGGTACGGAAGATGGCGCTGAAAAGAACCATTCAAACACTCGTGTATCTGCCACACTTCTTGTCCTGGGTAACGCTGTCCGGGATCCTGATCGACATTCTGGCACAGACGGGCATTCTCAATCAGTTCCTCGTCTCGGTATTCGGTATCAAGCCGATTTTCTTCCTGGGGGACGGCAACTGGTTCCGGTTTACAATTATTGCGAGTGATGTCTGGAAAGAGTTTGGTTTCAACACGATTATCTTCCTTGCGGCATTGTCCGGCATTAACCCGTCACTGTACGAAGCAGCTGAAGTGGATGGGGCGGGACGCTGGAAGCAGACGATCTATATCACCATACCGGCGCTGATTCCCATCGGCATCGTAATTGCCACACTGGCACTGGGGAATGTGCTTAACGCCAACTTCGACCAAATCTTCAACTTATATAGTCCATTAATCTACCAGCAGGCGGATATTATCGATACGTTCGTGTATCGTGAAGGTCTGCTGAGTGGGCAGTTCAGTTTCGCTACCGCGGTCAATCTGTTCAAATCGGTCATCAGTCTGATCCTCATCGTGATCTCCTACCGACTGGCCTACCGATTTGCCGGATACCGAATTTTCTAG
- a CDS encoding cache domain-containing sensor histidine kinase has product MHTWKRFILFEKRTRSRFSLFAKINCLIVLLFIPIIIMYTYSNNVTYNVVSKELQVSNTKQLTFLSSQIDSRINQMMDFSLILSRDPNVRAFNGLNIWDDRYDQMQTRYAIQEKMVLQSGVTDIWNTRYAVYSQQNQDVIANYNRSSGYDEDYLKRNMSGQWTYGDQGAESQEGMQSFYWFYTDSLAQPGMLTGSNLVIEASFSYENIQNMLDTYKAGGQGDPFLYHKGNAPIMNRSADSQLSEELIQYLDTHSLEDTTQDVVKLNGKKYLVSAVKSSYLDWHLVDVVPLYQILQPISLSQNLFYLFMTLLFVVGISASILLYRNIQSPIKKLIQGLRRVQRGDYSVRLHSKDQNEFSFLFHRFNDMSHQIQDLIENVFHEKIRAKEATLKQLQAQINPHFLYNCLGYIINMAQMKDEQAVVSMAHNLSAYYRYTTRMERETSSIRDEINLLINYLDIQKLRNGRIEYHIDIPEDMLAQSVPRLMLQPMVENSVIHGVAKSYSSGEIRITGESVDGFGKIYIDDDGPGLSPEQYEALNLKMQEPLQEEMGCGLWNTNQRIMHLFGSQSHLQFGPSPLGGFRTEITWVLPKDDTDHKY; this is encoded by the coding sequence ATGCATACATGGAAGCGCTTTATATTATTCGAAAAAAGGACCCGTTCCCGCTTCAGCCTGTTTGCAAAAATCAACTGCTTAATCGTGTTGCTGTTCATCCCCATTATTATCATGTACACCTACTCGAACAACGTCACCTATAACGTGGTCAGCAAAGAGCTTCAGGTTTCCAACACGAAACAGCTCACGTTTCTGTCCAGTCAGATCGATTCCCGCATTAATCAGATGATGGATTTCAGTCTGATCCTTTCAAGAGATCCCAATGTCCGGGCATTTAACGGTCTGAACATATGGGATGATCGGTATGATCAGATGCAGACCCGCTATGCCATTCAGGAGAAGATGGTGCTCCAATCCGGCGTCACGGATATATGGAACACCCGATATGCCGTATACTCACAGCAAAATCAGGATGTTATCGCCAACTACAACCGCTCTTCCGGGTATGACGAGGACTATCTGAAACGCAATATGAGCGGACAATGGACATACGGGGATCAAGGGGCGGAATCGCAGGAGGGTATGCAGTCCTTTTACTGGTTTTACACCGATTCCTTGGCCCAACCGGGGATGTTGACCGGCAGCAATCTCGTCATTGAAGCCAGCTTCAGTTATGAGAATATTCAGAACATGCTCGATACGTACAAGGCAGGTGGGCAGGGAGATCCTTTCCTTTATCACAAGGGCAATGCCCCCATTATGAATCGTAGTGCGGACAGTCAGTTATCGGAGGAACTTATTCAATATCTGGATACACACTCCCTGGAGGATACTACACAGGACGTTGTGAAACTGAACGGGAAAAAGTATCTGGTTAGCGCAGTTAAATCATCCTATCTGGATTGGCATTTGGTCGACGTGGTCCCACTGTATCAGATTTTGCAGCCGATTTCTCTCAGCCAAAATTTGTTCTATCTCTTTATGACGTTACTGTTTGTAGTGGGCATATCCGCTTCGATTTTGCTGTACAGAAACATTCAATCTCCGATCAAAAAGTTGATCCAGGGCCTGCGCCGCGTGCAGCGCGGTGACTATTCCGTACGGCTGCATAGCAAGGATCAGAATGAGTTCTCATTCCTGTTTCATCGATTCAATGATATGTCTCACCAGATTCAAGACCTGATCGAGAATGTATTTCACGAGAAAATTAGAGCCAAAGAAGCGACACTGAAGCAGCTGCAGGCGCAGATCAATCCCCATTTTCTATATAACTGTCTTGGCTATATCATCAACATGGCCCAGATGAAGGACGAGCAAGCCGTCGTTTCCATGGCGCATAACCTAAGTGCATATTATCGCTATACCACCCGCATGGAACGGGAGACGTCTTCGATTCGAGACGAGATCAATCTGCTCATCAACTATCTGGATATCCAGAAGCTGCGCAATGGACGAATTGAGTATCATATCGATATCCCTGAGGACATGCTTGCGCAGTCTGTACCGCGATTAATGCTTCAGCCGATGGTCGAGAATTCCGTTATACACGGCGTGGCGAAGTCCTATTCATCCGGGGAGATTCGCATTACCGGCGAGAGCGTGGATGGTTTCGGCAAAATCTATATTGACGACGACGGCCCCGGCTTAAGCCCGGAACAGTACGAAGCGTTGAACCTGAAAATGCAGGAGCCACTGCAGGAGGAAATGGGCTGTGGTCTCTGGAATACGAACCAGCGAATTATGCATCTATTCGGCAGCCAATCCCACCTTCAATTCGGCCCATCCCCACTTGGCGGATTCCGCACCGAGATCACCTGGGTGTTGCCGAAGGACGATACAGACCATAAATATTAA
- a CDS encoding response regulator transcription factor — translation MQMMIVDDEAHWVDNLSMTKPWHTLGIEQVHRAYSAHEALQLIDTHPIDIVISDIQMPEMTGIELIERIRIRDKKIKCILLSGYSEFDYAKKAIQYEAVDYLLKPPTDDELMGAVQKAIDQLNNEWELVSSLSRTQFTLRENLPHLRGRLLLEALQGHRFSSSEWERKLTNYDLPFHAGDAALMLVRLDEEFGHYDSHDQTLIEYAIINMAEEIMGEFMHVWGVKEEHGYVVFLLQLKEQNDDIGKETILEKLSIQLQSKVKQFLKGSLSIVMTEWFTFPDQLYDRFRQASAYFRQIVGDEREFVMRVSDVETPAAQGPLDVLYTPPTFIHLLESGQWDAAEEKILAVCAELDEKWSESWEHCMEAGFLITASFTNLAHRNKLTLTSLMGSDIEYLQSGEAFSTIGKLRKWSLGVLAKLKEGTSNEIKDIRSEYVKKVQEFTDKNLHLDVSLRVLADHVNLHPTHLSKIYKIETGEGISEYISRLRMDRACHKLVTTTKKVYEISMEIGYMDPAYFIKVFKRQFGVTPQEYRDQH, via the coding sequence ATGCAAATGATGATCGTAGACGACGAAGCACACTGGGTCGATAACCTGTCCATGACCAAGCCCTGGCACACCCTGGGAATCGAGCAGGTACATAGGGCGTACTCCGCGCATGAAGCCTTACAACTGATTGACACCCACCCCATCGATATCGTGATCTCGGACATTCAGATGCCGGAAATGACAGGCATTGAACTGATCGAACGCATCCGGATCCGGGACAAAAAAATAAAATGCATTCTGTTATCAGGTTATTCCGAATTCGATTACGCCAAAAAAGCGATCCAGTACGAAGCCGTGGACTACCTGCTCAAACCGCCGACAGACGATGAGTTAATGGGCGCTGTGCAGAAAGCAATCGATCAATTAAACAATGAATGGGAACTCGTCAGTTCACTGAGTCGAACCCAGTTTACTTTACGGGAGAATCTGCCCCATCTGCGCGGACGACTGCTTTTGGAGGCATTGCAGGGACACCGGTTTTCATCCAGCGAATGGGAGCGGAAACTCACCAATTACGATCTGCCCTTTCACGCCGGGGACGCCGCACTCATGCTCGTTCGGTTGGATGAAGAATTCGGACACTATGACAGCCATGATCAGACCCTGATCGAATATGCCATCATCAATATGGCGGAGGAAATCATGGGTGAGTTTATGCACGTGTGGGGTGTGAAAGAGGAACACGGATATGTGGTGTTTTTGCTACAGCTGAAGGAACAGAATGACGATATTGGAAAAGAGACCATTCTGGAGAAGCTGTCCATTCAGCTTCAATCCAAAGTAAAACAGTTTCTGAAAGGCTCCCTCTCCATCGTCATGACCGAGTGGTTCACCTTTCCGGATCAGCTCTACGATCGCTTCCGTCAGGCCTCAGCATATTTCCGGCAGATCGTCGGAGACGAGCGCGAATTCGTCATGCGCGTCAGCGATGTGGAGACCCCTGCAGCTCAAGGACCGCTGGACGTCCTATACACCCCGCCCACCTTCATCCATCTGCTGGAGAGTGGACAATGGGATGCCGCCGAAGAGAAAATACTCGCCGTCTGTGCAGAGCTGGATGAGAAATGGTCGGAATCGTGGGAGCATTGCATGGAGGCTGGTTTTCTCATTACCGCTTCGTTCACTAACCTCGCCCACCGAAACAAGCTGACCCTGACCAGCCTCATGGGCAGCGATATTGAGTATCTTCAGAGCGGGGAGGCCTTCTCCACCATCGGCAAACTGCGCAAATGGTCGCTCGGCGTCCTCGCCAAGCTCAAGGAAGGTACATCCAACGAAATCAAGGATATTCGGTCTGAGTATGTGAAGAAGGTTCAGGAGTTTACGGATAAAAATCTGCATCTGGATGTGTCTTTGCGTGTGCTCGCCGATCATGTCAATCTGCATCCGACCCATCTGTCCAAGATTTACAAGATCGAAACGGGCGAAGGCATCAGTGAATATATCTCGCGCCTGCGCATGGATCGGGCCTGCCACAAGCTGGTCACAACCACCAAAAAAGTATATGAAATCAGCATGGAGATTGGCTATATGGACCCGGCGTATTTTATCAAAGTGTTCAAGCGTCAGTTCGGCGTTACGCCACAGGAGTACCGAGACCAGCACTAA